From a single Cinclus cinclus chromosome 16, bCinCin1.1, whole genome shotgun sequence genomic region:
- the NME4 gene encoding nucleoside diphosphate kinase, mitochondrial — MGSLGRCLTRSLPRGQPGLNTPGPRCYGSAPPALQEKTLVVAKPDALQRRLLGDIIQRFERRGFKLVAMKLLQADRRLVDQHYEQLRLKPFYPALVAYMTSGPVVAMVWEGYNVVRCTRAMVGDSSAVGTIRGDLSVHITRNVVHASDSVEMAQREIGFWFQRDELVAWDSKDRDNIYGL, encoded by the exons ATGGGCTCGCTGGGGCGCTGCCTGACCCGGAGCCTCCCGCGGGGACAGCCGGGCCTGAACACCCCCGGGCCCCGCTGCTACGGCTCTG CCCCCCCGGCGCTGCAGGAGAAGACGCTGGTGGTGGCCAAGCCGGACGCGCTGCAGCGGCGGCTGCTGGGGGACATCATCCAGCGCTTCGAACGCCGCGGCTTCAAACTGGTGGCCATGAAGCTGCTCCAG GCGGACCGGAGGCTCGTGGACCAGCACTACGAGCAGCTGCGGCTGAAACCCTTCTACCCCGCGCTCGTCGCCTACATGACCTCGGGGCCGGTGGTGGCCATG GTTTGGGAGGGATACAACGTGGTGAGGTGCACGCGGGCCATGGTTGGGGACAGCAGCGCCGTGGGGACCATCCGGGGGGACCTCAGCGTGCACATCACCAG gAACGTAGTCCATGCCAGTGACTCCGTGGAGATGGCCCAGCGGGAGATCGGCTTCTGGTTCCAGCGGGACGAGCTGGTGGCCTGGgacagcaaggacagggacaaCATCTACGGGCTCTAG